The Bacteriovorax sp. Seq25_V genome has a window encoding:
- a CDS encoding DUF2079 domain-containing protein, whose product MFKLLKFLLGTIVFIIITGGYKFQIGKAKVDLTNTDVPGLLFLLLISIGYIFKLEYFLKIKKFMLVWYAKITEEKNSRSLFNITLLYLTVTTFLGHVFKQYSFQSHGLDQVFIHQPLFYPWFKEKLLFCSVCPNNTFFGEHINFTFLLVAPLTSLFKSDILVFLINVFLLYGGMYLLITKGPLRNKANYWFVSLLILCSARTYRNAGIWDLREDHFAFFFMVLALIAIYRKNISIYFMSVVLVLISKENMSYLVPFLIFPLLLEKDLDYSKKARVYLSLGTVMLSLIWMKLSFAYVFPYFNNNMPPSANIVDRFDGIAKSTGELVIKILTDYHVQKKLIVERVLTVGGIKYVAILLLPFLISCRKRWYWIIAASPIIGMNLLSYAGTQKMMIFHYDLVIIPILSMGVLYAIKNHDKYLPVYLLAALMVSGRWPSQYLSKNVPSGTTYNKVKFLKSIDTKERVCTSWKNLAYLSHLEDVCVLTFNSLTREDFYKENYDRAYYGGAVKKDSLLIIDLSEQKQASIYKIIRKEYLVIKESPTLLLLRPVAF is encoded by the coding sequence ATGTTTAAACTTTTAAAATTTCTTCTAGGTACAATAGTTTTTATAATTATTACTGGTGGCTATAAGTTTCAAATTGGTAAAGCAAAAGTAGATTTAACAAACACTGATGTTCCAGGATTACTTTTTTTATTACTTATCTCTATAGGATATATATTTAAACTTGAGTATTTTTTAAAAATAAAAAAATTCATGCTTGTTTGGTATGCAAAAATAACTGAAGAGAAGAATTCAAGAAGTCTTTTTAATATCACGTTATTATATCTTACGGTGACAACATTCTTAGGTCATGTGTTTAAACAGTACTCATTTCAATCTCATGGATTGGATCAGGTATTTATTCATCAGCCACTGTTTTATCCTTGGTTTAAAGAAAAGCTGCTATTTTGTAGCGTATGTCCAAATAATACATTTTTTGGGGAGCATATTAATTTTACCTTCTTACTTGTTGCACCACTAACGTCATTATTTAAAAGTGATATCTTAGTCTTTCTTATAAATGTATTTTTGTTATACGGAGGAATGTATTTATTAATTACGAAAGGGCCCCTGAGAAACAAAGCTAATTACTGGTTTGTCTCACTGCTGATTTTGTGTTCAGCGAGAACCTATCGAAATGCTGGGATATGGGATTTACGAGAAGATCATTTTGCATTTTTCTTTATGGTATTAGCTCTGATTGCTATTTATAGAAAAAATATTTCTATTTACTTCATGAGCGTAGTTTTAGTGTTAATAAGTAAAGAAAATATGTCTTACTTGGTACCATTTTTAATATTCCCACTACTTTTAGAAAAAGATTTGGATTATTCAAAAAAAGCTAGAGTCTACTTATCTCTTGGAACAGTAATGTTATCTCTAATTTGGATGAAGTTATCATTTGCTTATGTTTTTCCATATTTCAATAATAACATGCCTCCTTCAGCAAATATTGTCGATAGATTTGATGGTATTGCTAAAAGTACTGGGGAGCTAGTTATTAAAATCTTAACAGATTATCATGTTCAAAAGAAATTAATCGTAGAAAGAGTTTTGACCGTTGGGGGTATTAAGTATGTGGCAATACTACTACTACCTTTTCTAATAAGTTGTAGGAAAAGATGGTATTGGATAATTGCAGCATCTCCTATTATAGGAATGAATCTTCTATCATATGCCGGAACACAAAAGATGATGATTTTTCATTACGATTTAGTAATCATACCGATTTTAAGTATGGGTGTTTTATATGCAATAAAGAATCACGATAAATACTTACCAGTATATCTCTTAGCTGCATTAATGGTATCAGGTCGTTGGCCAAGCCAATATTTATCTAAAAATGTTCCATCAGGCACTACATATAATAAAGTAAAATTTCTTAAGTCGATTGATACAAAAGAAAGAGTATGTACATCATGGAAAAACTTAGCGTATTTATCACATTTAGAAGACGTCTGTGTGCTAACTTTTAATTCACTTACAAGAGAAGATTTTTATAAAGAAAATTATGATCGAGCTTATTACGGTGGTGCAGTAAAGAAAGATAGTTTGTTAATTATCGATCTTTCAGAACAAAAGCAGGCTTCGATATATAAAATTATCAGAAAAGAATACTTAGTTATAAAAGAGTCACCTACTCTATTGTTATTGAGACCGGTCGCTTTTTAG
- a CDS encoding glycosyltransferase family 2 protein, producing the protein MFSVVIPVYMNELNIPPLLDALIQLNNSITNLEVVFVVDGSPDRSYLILKEKLQDTKLNYQLISHSRNFGSFAAIHTGLKFAKGDHFGVMAADLQEPPELMIDFHNSLISSECDITIGTRETRNDPFFSEVFSKTFWFLYKKFVIPDLPPGGVDIFGCNRRVRDQLCKLEELNTSLIGLLYWIGFKRKVIPYTRQEREIGVSAWTFKRKLKYLMDSIFAFTDLPIRLLTNIGIIALLSSIFLAIIIIIAKLSGAITVPGYAATVLIIMFFASLNSIGLAIIGNYTWRAYENTKKRPVSITIE; encoded by the coding sequence ATGTTTTCCGTTGTCATCCCTGTATATATGAATGAACTGAACATACCTCCATTGTTGGATGCACTAATTCAGCTAAATAATTCAATAACAAATCTAGAAGTAGTCTTCGTTGTTGATGGTTCCCCCGATAGATCTTACCTTATTCTTAAAGAGAAGTTGCAAGACACTAAATTAAATTATCAACTAATTTCTCATTCTCGAAATTTTGGATCTTTTGCGGCAATTCATACTGGACTTAAATTTGCAAAAGGTGATCATTTTGGAGTCATGGCCGCTGATTTACAGGAGCCTCCTGAGCTTATGATTGATTTTCATAATTCATTAATTAGCTCCGAGTGTGACATAACTATTGGTACACGTGAAACAAGGAATGATCCGTTCTTCTCTGAAGTATTTTCAAAAACCTTCTGGTTTCTATATAAGAAATTCGTTATCCCTGATTTACCTCCTGGTGGTGTAGATATTTTTGGATGTAATAGAAGAGTAAGAGATCAATTATGTAAACTTGAGGAGTTAAACACTTCACTTATTGGTCTTCTATATTGGATTGGCTTCAAGCGAAAAGTTATTCCCTATACAAGACAAGAACGTGAAATTGGTGTTTCTGCTTGGACATTTAAAAGAAAGTTAAAATATTTAATGGATAGTATATTTGCATTTACAGATTTACCGATACGCTTGCTAACAAATATTGGTATCATCGCTCTTCTTTCATCTATCTTCCTTGCAATAATAATTATCATTGCAAAATTATCAGGAGCAATAACTGTTCCAGGTTATGCGGCAACAGTACTCATTATAATGTTCTTTGCAAGCCTCAACTCGATTGGACTTGCAATCATTGGTAATTATACCTGGCGTGCTTACGAAAACACTAAAAAGCGACCGGTCTCAATAACAATAGAGTAG
- a CDS encoding DegT/DnrJ/EryC1/StrS aminotransferase family protein, with protein MIEYENLGKLNAKYFMQYENSFTEFLKSGWYVLGKGVQSFETNFANYTNSNHCIGVASGLDALTISFLALDLPKGSEVIVAANSYIASVLSIKQAGLIPVLVEPCSDTYNIDPSEIEKSITSNTKAILCVHMYGKLCDMSSIMSIAKANNLKVIEDCAQAHGAKQGSDVAGSFGHINAFSFYPTKNLGALGDAGAIVTSDDKLADKVKALRNYGSHIKYQNIYIGMNSRLDECQARFLDIKLKDIYNITEHKRTLAQIYFRLLNSSKFILPIQSPDFFDVFHIFNIRHNKRDELKSYLEENGVKTEIHYPIPPHKQECFKETYDHLNFPITEEIHRTTLSLPISTIHSSDDIIHICELLNNFEA; from the coding sequence GTGATTGAATATGAAAATCTTGGTAAATTAAATGCTAAATACTTCATGCAGTATGAAAACTCATTCACTGAGTTTTTAAAAAGTGGTTGGTATGTCCTTGGCAAGGGTGTTCAAAGTTTCGAAACTAATTTTGCAAATTATACAAATAGCAATCACTGCATCGGTGTTGCATCTGGACTAGATGCATTAACAATATCATTCCTCGCACTAGATTTACCAAAGGGTAGTGAAGTTATTGTTGCAGCAAACTCCTATATTGCATCTGTACTATCAATTAAACAAGCTGGGCTAATTCCAGTTTTAGTAGAGCCATGCTCAGATACATATAATATTGATCCGAGCGAAATCGAAAAGAGCATTACATCAAATACTAAAGCCATATTATGTGTTCATATGTATGGAAAGTTATGTGACATGAGCTCTATCATGAGCATTGCTAAAGCGAACAACCTAAAAGTAATTGAAGACTGTGCCCAGGCACACGGAGCTAAACAGGGAAGTGATGTAGCTGGCTCGTTTGGTCATATAAATGCATTTAGTTTTTATCCAACAAAAAATTTGGGCGCACTAGGGGATGCTGGTGCAATAGTAACATCAGATGACAAGCTTGCTGATAAAGTTAAGGCCTTGAGGAATTATGGTTCTCATATAAAATATCAAAATATTTATATAGGAATGAACTCTCGTCTTGATGAATGTCAGGCCAGATTTTTAGATATCAAGCTCAAGGATATCTATAATATCACTGAACACAAGAGAACACTTGCGCAAATCTATTTTAGGCTTCTTAATTCATCTAAATTTATTCTTCCAATTCAGAGTCCAGATTTTTTCGATGTCTTTCATATATTCAATATTAGACATAACAAAAGGGATGAACTGAAATCTTATCTGGAAGAGAATGGTGTAAAGACAGAAATCCATTATCCTATTCCTCCACACAAACAGGAATGCTTTAAAGAAACTTACGATCACTTAAATTTCCCTATCACCGAAGAGATACATAGAACAACGTTATCTCTTCCTATATCTACCATCCATAGTTCTGATGATATCATTCATATTTGTGAACTTTTGAATAATTTTGAGGCCTAA
- a CDS encoding glycosyltransferase, translated as MKGKTKVLFITVRSDMGGGPKHVYELCSGLSEIDVYIASPCDAPYYEKYRSISNGHIKIPHRKFSLLKLIELIQYCRNNGINIVHSHGRGAGIYSRFMGLFGFKVVHTFHGVHHASIVERMLKHLTNRFICVSRSEMINALAFGLCEKINTVVIPNGIEEKKYSDITSPGKKILGTISRLDPHKNNGELIRFMKELPEYHLLIAGDGEEKEYLKSIAPTNVEFMGYVDDIPNFLNKIDIYVSASRGEGLPYSVLEAMAAGKKIVLSDVVGHNDIEGNILLYKPEQLEIFKNALLKAENCKISTEYCINNQIKKIEQIYE; from the coding sequence ATGAAGGGCAAAACTAAAGTCTTATTTATTACAGTTAGATCTGATATGGGTGGTGGCCCAAAGCACGTATATGAATTATGCTCTGGTCTCTCTGAAATAGATGTTTACATTGCAAGTCCTTGCGATGCGCCATACTACGAAAAATATAGAAGTATAAGTAATGGTCATATTAAAATCCCACATAGAAAGTTTTCACTACTTAAACTAATTGAGCTAATTCAATATTGTCGAAATAATGGCATCAATATCGTTCATTCTCACGGGCGTGGTGCAGGAATTTACTCAAGATTTATGGGGCTCTTTGGATTTAAAGTTGTTCATACGTTTCATGGAGTTCATCACGCCTCCATAGTAGAGAGAATGCTCAAACATTTAACAAATAGATTTATATGTGTTTCAAGAAGTGAAATGATAAATGCGCTCGCTTTTGGACTTTGTGAAAAAATAAATACAGTAGTAATTCCCAACGGGATAGAAGAAAAGAAATATAGTGATATAACTTCACCTGGAAAAAAGATCTTAGGTACAATCTCTCGTTTAGATCCCCATAAAAATAATGGAGAGCTTATACGATTTATGAAAGAGCTTCCAGAGTATCACTTGTTAATAGCAGGTGATGGAGAAGAGAAAGAATATTTAAAATCTATAGCACCAACCAATGTCGAATTTATGGGTTATGTAGACGATATACCAAATTTTTTGAATAAAATTGACATCTATGTAAGTGCTTCGAGAGGTGAAGGTTTACCATACTCAGTCTTGGAAGCGATGGCGGCAGGGAAGAAAATTGTATTAAGTGATGTGGTTGGACATAATGACATAGAAGGAAATATTTTATTATATAAACCTGAGCAACTTGAGATATTTAAAAATGCACTTCTAAAAGCAGAAAATTGTAAAATATCCACAGAGTATTGTATAAATAATCAAATTAAGAAAATTGAACAAATATATGAATAA
- the asnB gene encoding asparagine synthase (glutamine-hydrolyzing) produces MCGITCLISKREINKEDFKKRNDVISHRGPDGEGFEYFENEDYKIAFGHRRLAILDLSSNGLQPMTCFQRYTIIFNGEVYNYIELRNELKEYEFKTGTDTEVIVAAYDRWGTKCFEKFNGMWTIIIYDSISDKIIISRDRFGIKPLYYVENEQDIIFGSEIKQVVGKTVRPNRELIYDYLVHGIQDHTNETMFEGVRQFRAGCFAVIDLKEESYKLEFIPYFDINQKIEKQGLKKRFFNSIKLRLRSDVPVGSCLSGGLDSSSIVYGLATEVKKENIFTFTSVSKHKKFDETQFSDIVVEDVGAKNFKVEPQFNSLVAELDKIIWHQDEPFTSTSIFAQWEIFKCAKENNIKVMLDGQGADEVLSGYHQFFKSYLFSYLQDRRYLDFFRELRKIIKNNNMSWKFCLEVLILYYLPEFIIQKIRSIFNKNNSKPNWIRNDVKSRPDPRTYEYVKNLNKHCEMQLKTTNLPMLLHYEDRNSMASSIEARVPFLDFELVLETMSTNYSERMSDGLTKTLLRREMKDLVNDEILERKDKMGFVTAEEIWFKNNASEVEGMIHSALERISIINKHIIIEDFKKFLSDKKSYNFAFWRIICLGRWLKLNNIEI; encoded by the coding sequence ATGTGTGGGATAACTTGTTTAATTTCTAAAAGAGAAATTAATAAAGAAGACTTTAAAAAAAGAAATGATGTTATATCACATCGTGGACCAGATGGTGAAGGTTTTGAGTATTTTGAAAATGAAGATTATAAGATAGCTTTTGGACATAGAAGATTGGCTATTTTAGATTTGAGCTCCAATGGTTTACAACCAATGACTTGTTTTCAAAGATATACGATAATATTCAATGGAGAGGTATATAACTACATAGAACTTAGAAATGAATTAAAAGAGTATGAGTTCAAAACAGGGACTGATACTGAAGTTATTGTTGCAGCCTATGACAGATGGGGAACTAAATGTTTTGAAAAATTCAACGGTATGTGGACAATAATTATTTATGATTCAATATCAGATAAAATAATAATTTCAAGAGATCGATTTGGAATAAAGCCATTATACTATGTAGAAAATGAGCAAGATATCATTTTCGGCTCTGAGATAAAGCAAGTAGTAGGTAAAACAGTAAGGCCTAATAGAGAATTAATCTACGATTATTTAGTTCACGGTATTCAAGACCATACAAACGAGACAATGTTTGAAGGTGTCAGACAATTTCGTGCAGGATGTTTTGCAGTAATAGATTTAAAAGAAGAATCTTATAAATTAGAATTTATTCCTTATTTTGATATAAATCAGAAGATTGAAAAACAAGGGCTAAAGAAACGTTTTTTTAATTCTATTAAATTGCGTTTGAGATCAGATGTTCCAGTGGGTTCTTGCTTGTCAGGAGGCTTAGATTCATCTTCGATAGTGTATGGATTAGCAACTGAAGTTAAGAAGGAGAATATTTTTACATTTACTTCAGTGTCAAAACATAAAAAATTTGATGAAACACAGTTTTCAGATATTGTTGTTGAGGATGTAGGTGCAAAAAACTTTAAAGTCGAGCCACAATTTAACAGTCTTGTAGCTGAACTTGATAAGATAATATGGCATCAAGATGAACCGTTTACTTCGACGAGTATCTTTGCACAATGGGAAATTTTTAAGTGTGCAAAGGAAAATAATATAAAGGTCATGCTTGATGGACAAGGAGCAGACGAAGTCTTGAGTGGGTATCATCAGTTTTTTAAGAGTTATTTATTTTCTTACTTACAAGATCGAAGATACTTAGATTTTTTTAGAGAGCTTAGAAAAATCATAAAAAATAACAATATGTCTTGGAAGTTTTGTCTTGAAGTACTTATCTTGTATTACCTTCCAGAGTTTATCATTCAAAAAATTAGAAGTATTTTCAATAAAAACAATTCGAAACCAAATTGGATTAGAAATGATGTCAAAAGTCGGCCAGACCCAAGGACATATGAATATGTAAAGAACTTGAATAAACATTGTGAAATGCAACTTAAGACTACTAACTTGCCAATGTTACTTCACTATGAAGATCGAAATTCGATGGCTTCATCTATTGAGGCGCGAGTTCCATTTTTAGATTTTGAATTAGTTCTCGAGACTATGTCTACGAATTACTCAGAGAGAATGAGTGATGGCTTGACTAAAACTTTACTAAGAAGGGAAATGAAAGATTTGGTTAATGACGAAATTTTAGAGCGAAAAGATAAAATGGGATTTGTTACGGCAGAAGAGATATGGTTTAAAAATAATGCGAGTGAAGTAGAAGGTATGATTCATTCTGCACTTGAAAGAATTAGTATAATTAATAAACATATAATCATTGAAGACTTTAAAAAATTTCTTAGCGATAAAAAATCTTATAACTTCGCATTTTGGAGAATTATTTGTCTCGGAAGATGGTTGAAATTAAATAATATAGAGATTTGA
- a CDS encoding glycosyltransferase, with product MKRADHILILPSWYPTKKYPNNGIFTYNQAKALAQHNPNQTFYILNWGQEELYSSLKNPYKIVINLIRMFKSKSSERNILDNLIEISIPTITFSHKVPLLWIPLYLTVKKVLKKFSNIDFIHCHVVYPAGYIASKFSIPYIITEHMSPFPFPTYLDTTSKLQSHILDTYSSAVTNIAVSNSLKNDMLKYSVPNVQVIPNIVDESSFTLKNQNNKKEKIKLLSIGGLNHQKGFDILLEAFSKMSSEEQSDFHLTIIGTGTEESHLKSLHHTHAPDLFINWIGYIENSELNSFFHNCDFFILTSRSETFGIVYLEALYTGTPVIATKCGGPEEFIDDSNGFLVDNLSSEQVYTVLKNLKNNINNFNSKKIRENAMNEFSAHSISKKISNLYII from the coding sequence TTGAAAAGAGCTGATCATATTCTAATATTACCTTCTTGGTATCCAACTAAAAAATATCCTAACAACGGTATTTTCACTTATAACCAAGCAAAAGCATTAGCTCAACACAATCCCAATCAAACATTCTATATACTTAATTGGGGTCAGGAGGAGTTGTATAGCTCTCTTAAAAATCCTTATAAAATAGTAATTAATCTAATTAGAATGTTTAAATCAAAATCTTCCGAGAGGAACATTCTTGATAATTTAATTGAAATTTCAATTCCAACTATTACATTTTCTCATAAAGTACCTTTACTTTGGATACCTCTTTATCTAACAGTTAAAAAAGTTTTAAAGAAATTTTCTAATATAGACTTTATACATTGTCATGTTGTTTATCCAGCAGGCTACATCGCATCCAAGTTCAGTATCCCTTACATTATAACAGAACACATGAGTCCATTTCCCTTTCCAACATATTTAGATACGACATCGAAACTTCAATCACATATTCTGGATACGTATTCTTCTGCTGTTACCAATATAGCCGTGAGTAATTCTTTAAAGAATGATATGCTCAAATATTCAGTTCCAAATGTTCAAGTCATTCCTAATATCGTTGATGAATCTTCTTTCACTCTAAAAAATCAAAACAATAAAAAAGAAAAAATCAAGCTTCTCTCTATAGGTGGACTTAATCATCAAAAAGGATTTGATATTTTGCTCGAAGCTTTTTCGAAAATGAGCTCTGAAGAACAATCAGATTTCCATCTTACAATTATTGGAACTGGCACAGAGGAATCTCATCTTAAAAGTCTTCATCATACACACGCACCTGACTTATTTATTAATTGGATAGGTTACATTGAGAACTCAGAGTTGAATTCCTTTTTTCATAATTGTGATTTTTTTATTCTTACTTCTAGATCCGAGACTTTTGGGATCGTTTATCTTGAAGCCTTGTATACAGGCACACCTGTTATCGCAACAAAATGTGGAGGACCTGAAGAATTCATCGATGATTCTAATGGATTTCTTGTAGACAATTTATCATCTGAGCAAGTCTATACCGTTTTAAAAAACCTTAAGAATAACATTAATAACTTTAACTCTAAAAAAATAAGAGAAAATGCGATGAATGAATTTTCAGCACATTCGATATCTAAGAAAATTTCAAATCTCTATATTATTTAA
- a CDS encoding lipopolysaccharide biosynthesis protein, whose protein sequence is MISKYFPKSEFGKNIATLLAGAGFAQLIPILLSPVLTRLYIPSNFGQLALLTAWGNILAIFFTLKFETTYVLPRSDKQATQLFSFTNSLTFIFFIVTLLVFCFVPSYYLKVFEIQNIALLIPFIALFLSFIASSNSILTRFKFYKLISKIRIFQSSSIAITGIVLGLFKITTGLILAQLLGLTITFIICIYVVKRWHISEKIKVLVKSTKEYKDIPKYIFPTALLDIASLQLPPILIVKFFDVSTAGQFSLAWKIISLPIAFICGAVGQVFYQEFSKQWNNDKINSYALLKKTWLKLSIFGFFPFIVLFFGGSFLFKLVFGDSWLLAGQIAQILSFIMLIMFISSPTSGSYITLGLQRYSLLFGIVFPLVRVSSFMYGHYTNDFLSGLKLWVLLEIIFIIIYNLILIYKVRGNLEKS, encoded by the coding sequence GTGATATCAAAATATTTTCCTAAATCCGAGTTTGGAAAAAATATTGCAACCTTGCTTGCTGGTGCTGGTTTTGCACAGCTCATTCCTATTCTTCTTAGTCCTGTATTAACTCGACTATACATACCATCTAATTTTGGGCAACTTGCTCTTTTGACAGCATGGGGTAATATTCTAGCAATTTTTTTTACATTAAAATTTGAAACCACTTATGTTCTTCCAAGAAGTGACAAGCAGGCAACACAGCTTTTTTCTTTCACAAATTCTTTAACTTTTATATTTTTTATCGTGACCCTGTTGGTTTTTTGCTTTGTTCCCTCGTATTATTTAAAAGTATTTGAAATACAGAATATAGCACTTCTAATTCCTTTCATTGCATTATTTCTTTCCTTTATTGCCTCGTCTAACTCTATTCTTACACGTTTTAAATTTTATAAATTAATTTCTAAGATTAGAATTTTTCAATCTTCATCAATAGCTATTACTGGAATAGTCTTAGGCTTATTTAAAATTACTACAGGTCTTATTCTTGCCCAATTACTTGGGCTTACTATTACATTTATAATCTGCATTTATGTAGTAAAGAGATGGCACATAAGTGAAAAAATCAAGGTTCTAGTTAAGAGCACTAAAGAGTACAAAGATATACCAAAGTATATTTTCCCAACTGCACTTTTAGATATTGCATCATTACAATTGCCTCCCATTTTAATTGTTAAATTTTTCGATGTATCTACTGCCGGACAGTTTAGTTTAGCATGGAAGATTATTAGCTTACCAATTGCTTTTATCTGTGGGGCTGTTGGCCAAGTGTTCTATCAAGAATTTTCAAAACAATGGAATAATGACAAAATTAATTCTTATGCTTTATTGAAAAAAACTTGGTTAAAGCTCTCTATATTTGGATTTTTCCCTTTTATTGTTCTTTTCTTCGGTGGGAGTTTTCTATTCAAGCTTGTATTTGGCGACTCATGGCTTCTCGCTGGTCAAATCGCTCAAATTCTCTCTTTTATAATGCTGATTATGTTTATCAGTTCTCCAACCTCAGGTAGCTATATCACCCTAGGACTACAAAGATATTCTCTATTATTTGGCATAGTTTTTCCTTTGGTTCGTGTTTCATCTTTCATGTATGGTCATTACACGAATGATTTTTTAAGTGGTCTAAAACTTTGGGTACTACTCGAAATAATTTTTATAATTATCTATAATCTTATACTTATATATAAAGTACGAGGAAATCTTGAAAAGAGCTGA
- the wecB gene encoding non-hydrolyzing UDP-N-acetylglucosamine 2-epimerase — MKFVTVIGARPQFIKASVVIKEIINNGLEHILIHTGQHFDANMSDIFFEELDISKPDYNLGINGKSHGHMTGEMISSIEDILIKEKPSLVIVYGDTNSTLAAAISASKLHIPICHIEAGLRSFNNRMPEEINRILTDRISSFLFCPTVEAVHNLEKEGYKNIDCLIDNVGDVMLDAALHFRDKAKKRTLPITTDFILCTLHRAENTDDPTRLKNIISALNTISKKTTIICPLHPRTKALIDKLSIQISFKVIDPVGYLDMLNLIHNSMFVMTDSGGLQKESYFFNKRCIVLRDETEWVELTNAGINKLVGADEDLIIAEYENFISSVGIEQFENFYGNGTASKRIVEQLTHSLGNK, encoded by the coding sequence ATGAAATTTGTTACTGTTATTGGTGCCAGACCACAGTTTATAAAGGCTTCAGTAGTTATTAAGGAAATCATTAATAATGGTTTGGAGCATATCCTAATTCACACAGGGCAACATTTTGACGCTAATATGTCGGATATCTTTTTTGAAGAGCTTGATATATCAAAGCCTGATTATAACCTCGGTATCAATGGTAAAAGTCATGGTCATATGACTGGTGAGATGATTTCTTCAATAGAAGATATTCTTATCAAAGAAAAACCTTCTCTTGTTATTGTTTATGGCGATACTAACTCAACTCTTGCTGCTGCGATTTCTGCTAGTAAACTTCATATACCAATTTGTCATATAGAAGCAGGCCTTAGGAGTTTTAACAACCGCATGCCCGAAGAAATAAACAGAATTTTAACAGACAGAATATCCAGTTTCCTTTTTTGTCCAACTGTAGAAGCTGTTCATAATCTAGAAAAAGAGGGATACAAAAACATCGACTGTTTAATAGATAATGTCGGCGATGTTATGCTTGACGCAGCATTGCACTTTAGAGACAAGGCTAAAAAAAGGACATTACCCATAACGACTGACTTTATTCTATGCACACTTCACAGAGCAGAAAATACAGATGATCCGACCAGACTAAAGAATATAATAAGTGCTTTAAACACAATCTCAAAAAAGACAACAATTATTTGTCCTCTACACCCAAGAACTAAAGCTTTAATTGATAAACTCTCAATTCAAATATCTTTCAAAGTAATTGATCCAGTTGGTTACTTAGATATGCTTAATCTGATACACAATAGTATGTTTGTTATGACAGATTCTGGTGGACTACAAAAAGAATCCTATTTTTTTAATAAAAGATGTATTGTTTTACGCGATGAAACCGAATGGGTTGAACTGACTAATGCTGGGATTAATAAGCTTGTTGGGGCAGATGAAGATCTTATTATTGCTGAATATGAAAACTTTATTTCGAGTGTAGGTATAGAACAATTTGAAAATTTTTATGGGAATGGAACAGCGTCAAAACGTATTGTAGAACAACTTACACATTCTTTAGGTAATAAGTGA